In Roseofilum capinflatum BLCC-M114, one DNA window encodes the following:
- a CDS encoding anhydro-N-acetylmuramic acid kinase: MMHIIGLISGTSADGIDAVLVEVSGEGYDLRVNLMAGETYAYGEELQREILAIASGASLSLPQLANLDDQIAHAFSQAALNIQQGHPPAQLIASHGQTVFHRPPNGGLGYSLQLGRGEAIAYNTRIPTISNFRQADMAAGGHGAPLVPPVDACLLSHPTHSQCIQNLGGIGNLTYLPANSHQHLDQVRGWDTGPGNSLLDLAVEQLTNGAQHYDNQGAWAASGTPCQPLVNQWMQDPYFQQPPPKSTGREYFGLDFWQRCWQQSQAYDLCDADRLATLTEFTAVSVVQNYRQFLPQMPDRVLLCGGGSRNLYLKDRIQHHLNPIPVLTTEEMGLNAEFKEAIAFAILGYWHHLGIPGNLPQVTGANSWQILGHLHPVGSNLPTML; encoded by the coding sequence ATGATGCATATTATTGGTTTAATTAGTGGAACATCAGCAGATGGGATTGATGCGGTGCTGGTGGAAGTTTCTGGGGAAGGATATGATTTAAGGGTGAATTTGATGGCAGGGGAAACCTATGCTTATGGGGAGGAGCTGCAACGGGAAATTTTGGCGATCGCCTCTGGCGCATCCCTCTCCCTTCCCCAACTGGCTAATCTTGATGACCAAATTGCCCACGCCTTTAGCCAAGCTGCCCTTAACATACAGCAAGGACATCCCCCCGCCCAACTCATTGCCTCCCACGGGCAAACCGTCTTCCATCGTCCCCCCAATGGAGGACTCGGTTATAGCCTGCAACTCGGACGCGGAGAGGCGATCGCCTACAATACCCGTATTCCCACCATCAGTAACTTTCGCCAAGCCGATATGGCCGCCGGTGGCCATGGGGCCCCCCTTGTCCCCCCCGTAGATGCCTGCCTCCTCAGCCATCCCACCCACAGCCAATGTATCCAGAATCTAGGCGGCATTGGCAATCTAACCTATCTACCCGCCAACAGTCATCAACACCTCGACCAAGTGCGGGGATGGGATACCGGCCCCGGAAATAGCCTCCTAGATCTAGCCGTAGAGCAGCTCACCAACGGCGCTCAACACTATGATAATCAGGGCGCATGGGCCGCCAGTGGAACCCCCTGCCAACCCCTAGTCAACCAGTGGATGCAAGACCCCTATTTTCAGCAACCGCCCCCCAAATCCACCGGCCGCGAATATTTTGGGCTAGACTTCTGGCAGCGCTGTTGGCAACAGAGCCAAGCCTATGACCTCTGTGATGCCGATCGCCTAGCCACCCTCACCGAATTTACCGCCGTTTCCGTCGTCCAAAACTATCGCCAATTTCTGCCCCAGATGCCCGATCGCGTGCTACTGTGTGGGGGAGGTAGTCGTAATCTGTACCTCAAAGACCGTATACAACACCACCTAAATCCCATTCCAGTCCTCACAACTGAAGAAATGGGCTTAAATGCCGAATTTAAAGAAGCGATCGCCTTTGCCATCCTCGGTTATTG
- a CDS encoding nucleotidyltransferase domain-containing protein, with protein MIKKIDQPSLDLQISTPTKIDSSENQFLLCCIRSQLNSAKASDVQDLLRTDLDWDILLQNAVNQNVFMLLYRTLKQNQSQGVPLSVFERIENEAQKRMTYNLFLTNKLLQTLKLFAEHKIQAIPFKGPIWAHLAYGNMGLREFSDLDVLVRPEDYSKAKDVLIEQGYYDKHFGGLEESIGEAQMVLPDGRVNIDLHYKLTPQNFYLQIEKESFFDNLQTLSLSGKEVATFSPENCLALGYLQGAKDSWNSLKRICDFGALIQTYPEANWQKVIAQCGTDENDRVFLLGIAIAQTYLQVSLPERFSEKLKQFPEVVKLARQHEAYMYHKNMEYSYIFYIVSLWEKREITLWSKLQYVLKITFRVNASDREALALPRFLFFLYYPLRIVRLIKTYKIDPKKISSLWNSFKG; from the coding sequence ATGATTAAAAAAATAGACCAACCATCCTTAGACTTGCAAATATCCACTCCCACTAAAATTGATTCATCTGAAAATCAATTCCTGTTGTGCTGTATTCGTTCTCAACTCAATTCAGCCAAGGCTTCTGACGTTCAAGATTTGCTAAGAACTGATTTAGATTGGGATATTCTGCTTCAAAATGCAGTGAATCAGAATGTATTTATGCTGCTCTATCGAACCCTAAAACAAAATCAGTCACAGGGCGTGCCTTTATCTGTATTTGAGAGAATAGAAAACGAAGCTCAAAAACGGATGACGTATAATTTATTTTTGACCAATAAATTGTTACAAACGCTTAAATTATTTGCAGAACATAAGATCCAAGCTATTCCTTTTAAGGGGCCAATCTGGGCACACTTAGCCTATGGCAATATGGGACTTCGAGAGTTTTCTGATTTGGATGTTTTAGTGCGTCCTGAAGATTATTCTAAAGCTAAAGATGTACTGATCGAGCAAGGGTATTATGACAAACACTTTGGTGGACTTGAAGAGAGTATTGGAGAAGCTCAGATGGTGTTACCCGATGGCCGAGTCAATATCGACCTGCATTATAAGTTAACGCCACAAAACTTTTATCTACAGATCGAGAAGGAATCGTTTTTCGATAACTTGCAAACTTTATCTCTTTCGGGTAAAGAAGTCGCCACCTTCTCTCCAGAAAATTGTCTCGCTCTTGGTTATCTACAGGGAGCAAAAGACAGTTGGAATTCATTAAAAAGAATCTGTGATTTTGGAGCCTTAATTCAGACTTATCCAGAAGCAAATTGGCAGAAAGTCATCGCTCAATGTGGAACGGATGAGAACGATCGCGTATTTTTGCTAGGAATTGCGATCGCCCAAACCTATCTACAAGTTTCCCTTCCTGAAAGATTTTCAGAAAAGCTGAAGCAGTTTCCAGAAGTGGTGAAACTTGCCAGACAACATGAAGCATATATGTATCATAAAAACATGGAATATAGCTATATCTTCTATATTGTCAGTTTGTGGGAGAAAAGAGAAATCACGTTATGGAGTAAGCTGCAATATGTTTTGAAGATTACTTTTCGTGTAAATGCAAGCGATCGAGAAGCTCTTGCTCTGCCCAGGTTCTTGTTCTTTCTCTATTATCCCCTGCGGATAGTTAGGTTAATCAAAACCTATAAGATTGACCCCAAAAAAATATCATCTCTCTGGAATTCATTCAAAGGTTAA
- a CDS encoding potassium channel family protein translates to MKKESFGWFRRLRQNNQQFAVIGLGRFGQAVCLTLYNMGYEVMGIDSSEHQVNQVINSQIATHVLQLDSTDPMALKQAGVFEFDTVIVSIGNYVEESIITTLNLKEAGVKFVVAKASSKIHEKLLNKVGADWVVFPEYEMGCNLAISLTKPNILERVELDPENSMVELLVPEEFAGKTLLELDLRNEYGLTMIAINHQGQKLEVNPTATQRMEKGDSMVLIGHNKAINRLPV, encoded by the coding sequence GTGAAAAAAGAATCTTTCGGGTGGTTTCGTCGCTTGCGTCAAAATAATCAACAGTTTGCGGTGATTGGTTTAGGACGGTTTGGGCAAGCTGTTTGTTTAACCCTGTATAATATGGGCTATGAGGTTATGGGGATTGATTCGAGCGAACATCAAGTCAATCAAGTCATCAATAGTCAGATTGCAACCCATGTTTTGCAGTTAGACTCTACCGATCCAATGGCATTGAAACAGGCGGGTGTATTTGAGTTTGATACGGTGATTGTGAGTATTGGCAACTATGTGGAAGAAAGTATAATCACTACATTAAACTTGAAAGAAGCAGGAGTTAAATTTGTGGTGGCGAAAGCTTCTTCTAAAATTCATGAAAAATTACTGAATAAGGTGGGAGCGGATTGGGTGGTGTTCCCGGAATATGAAATGGGATGTAATTTGGCGATTTCTTTGACGAAACCGAATATTTTAGAGCGGGTAGAACTCGATCCAGAGAATAGTATGGTGGAATTGTTGGTTCCTGAAGAGTTTGCGGGGAAAACGTTATTAGAGTTGGATTTGAGAAATGAGTATGGGTTAACGATGATTGCGATTAATCATCAGGGGCAGAAGCTGGAGGTGAACCCGACTGCGACTCAACGGATGGAAAAAGGCGATTCTATGGTGTTAATTGGCCATAATAAGGCGATTAATCGACTGCCGGTTTAG
- a CDS encoding TrkH family potassium uptake protein, with protein sequence MSVARTICLGFLAVIAIGTLLLMLPFAITSEGFATIDGPLDYMMKALFTATSSVCVTGLSIVDVSQFYTFWGQLFLCLLFQVGGLGYMTATTFLLLLLGRQLGLRDKLAIQQSLDTQGMEGVGQLVRSIIAVTLIFEITGIFLLMQVFQPDYGDAQGLWLAIFHSISAFNNAGFSLFSDSLSSYATSTPLVTVITALIILGGIGYQVIMELYTWFYRRVIKRNQGFTFSLHFKIVTSTNIALFVIGALAFFQTEFYNPATLDSLDLWEKVLAAWFQSVTTRTAGFNTIDIGQMTITSLFITIPLMFIGASPGSTGGGIKTTTFRILLSATRAALQERDQVLCYKRQIPNVLLIKAVGVIIASLFVIICGTILVSIASEDIEFLAIFFEVVSAFSTVGLSTGITASLSQFSKLVIILIMYIGRVGILLLMASFYQNTKPKVIRYSEEDLLIG encoded by the coding sequence ATGAGTGTTGCCCGTACCATTTGTCTTGGTTTTTTGGCCGTCATTGCGATCGGTACACTGTTACTGATGCTACCGTTTGCCATCACCTCAGAAGGTTTCGCCACCATCGACGGGCCCCTCGATTACATGATGAAAGCTCTATTTACGGCCACCTCCTCCGTCTGTGTCACCGGCTTATCCATTGTTGATGTCAGTCAATTCTATACTTTTTGGGGACAACTGTTTCTCTGCTTGCTCTTCCAAGTCGGGGGGTTAGGCTACATGACGGCAACCACCTTTCTGCTGCTGTTGTTGGGGCGACAGTTGGGACTCAGGGATAAACTCGCCATTCAGCAGTCTCTGGACACTCAGGGGATGGAAGGGGTGGGGCAGTTGGTGCGATCTATTATTGCTGTGACCTTAATTTTTGAGATTACCGGTATCTTTCTCTTAATGCAAGTGTTTCAACCCGATTATGGCGATGCCCAAGGCTTATGGTTAGCCATTTTTCACAGCATTAGCGCCTTCAATAATGCCGGATTTAGCCTCTTTAGTGATAGTCTCTCTTCCTATGCTACGTCCACTCCCCTAGTCACTGTAATTACCGCCTTAATTATCCTGGGGGGCATTGGCTATCAAGTGATCATGGAACTCTATACTTGGTTCTATCGGCGCGTGATTAAGCGCAATCAAGGATTTACTTTTTCCCTCCATTTTAAGATTGTCACCAGTACCAATATCGCCCTGTTTGTGATTGGGGCACTCGCCTTTTTTCAAACCGAATTTTATAATCCAGCTACTTTAGACTCCTTGGATCTCTGGGAAAAGGTTTTAGCCGCTTGGTTCCAATCTGTGACCACGAGAACGGCTGGATTTAATACCATTGATATTGGTCAAATGACCATCACTTCCTTATTTATCACCATTCCCTTAATGTTTATTGGCGCGAGTCCCGGTAGCACCGGGGGAGGAATCAAAACCACGACCTTTAGAATTTTACTCAGTGCAACTAGAGCCGCTCTGCAAGAGCGAGATCAAGTCTTGTGTTATAAACGGCAAATTCCCAATGTTTTACTCATTAAGGCGGTAGGGGTGATTATTGCTTCGCTGTTTGTGATTATTTGTGGCACAATTTTAGTCAGCATTGCTTCTGAAGATATTGAATTTTTAGCTATCTTTTTTGAAGTTGTTTCTGCCTTTAGTACGGTTGGTTTATCTACGGGAATTACGGCTAGTTTATCTCAATTTTCTAAGCTAGTGATTATCCTGATTATGTATATCGGTAGAGTGGGTATTTTATTGCTTATGGCTTCTTTTTATCAAAATACGAAACCCAAGGTTATTCGCTATTCTGAAGAAGATTTATTAATTGGATAA